A stretch of Caenorhabditis elegans chromosome IV DNA encodes these proteins:
- the C28D4.4 gene encoding DUF1248 domain-containing protein (Confirmed by transcript evidence), producing MLSKSLAIGRKLTKISSSVKSISSITFKTVDGKPRDALTIHNVDFVIDPDEKMVDEYMKVYGNQRLNFKRNDIDIWRKSFKDSYSLWLVCLKGTNKIVQMSHVLNFPPLPSHNDILHQYHGFFWIDPDYRGKDSMEIMDYIEKLRARNQSDNNVGTYLPPAANMIKKIYGTNNYQHIMYVSYYKPDEMQIPEDLNLDGIFLKNATEVPDMDIVKYDNTVFPYERSKYMLNLLRDPEGFGKVAYDNNGKVIGFGNVIIYPSGECVLTPLYADDSKVAQAIFKSILKEIPLNGKKEHRFQIRSIDQCDGGFEWIQPFVRRPIRKEIMGYMCGIPHHPTVNYKKTYSNTPYTTCAI from the exons ATGCTCTCTAAATCCCTAGCCATTGGCCGTAAGCTCACGAAGATTTCTTCATCAGTGAAGTCAATCAGTTCCATCACATTCAAGACTGTTGATGGAAAACCAAGAGATGCACTGACAATTCATAATGTAGATTTTGTAATTGATCCTGATGAGAAGATGGTTGATGAGTACATGAAAGTG TACGGAAATCAGCGGTTGAACTTCAAGAGGAATGATATTGATATTTGGAGAAAATCTTTCAAAGATagttactctctgtggcttgtATGTCTGAAAGGAACTAACAAGATAGTCCAAATGTCACATGtattgaatttcccaccattGCCTTCTCACAATGATATTCTCCATCAGTATCATGGATTTTTCTGGATTGATCCCGATTATCGTGGAAAGGATAGTATGGAAATTATGGACTACATAGAAAAACTCAGAGCTCGAAATCAATCGGATAATAATGTCGGCACGTATTTGCCACCAGCGGCTAACatgatcaaaaaaatatatggaaCTAATAATTACCAGCATATCATGTACGTTTCCTATTACAAGCCAGATGAGATGCAGATTCCTGAAGACTTGAATCTTGATGGAATATTCCTTAAAAATGCAACGGAGGTACCAGATATGGATATTGTGAAATATGATAACACTGTGTTTCCATATGAAAGATCCAAGTACATGTTAAATCTTCTTAGAGATCCTGAAGGTTTTGGAAAg GTAGCATACGACAATAATGGAAAAGTGATTGGATTTGGAAATGTGATCATCTATCCATCTGGTGAATGTGTATTGACTCCACTATATGCTGATGATAGTAAAGTGGCTCAGGCGATATTCAAAAgcattttaaaagaaattccaCTCAATGGCAAGAAGGAACATAGATTCCAAATTAGATCAATCGATCAATGTGACGGGGGATTTGA ATGGATCCAGCCCTTTGTCAGAAGACCGATAAGAAAGGAAATCATGGGATACATGTGTGGCATTCCTCATCATCCGACCGTCAACTACAAGAAAACTTATTCAAATACACCATATACCACCTGCGCAATTTGA
- the C28D4.5 gene encoding DUF1248 domain-containing protein (Confirmed by transcript evidence) yields the protein MLSKSLALGRRLTKISSSVKSISSITFKTVDGKPRDALTIHNVDFVIDPDEKMVDEYMKVYGNQRFNFKRNDIDIWRKSFKDSYSLWLVCLKGTNKIVQMSHVLNFPPLLSHNDILHQYHGFFWVDPDYRGKDSMAIMDYIEKHRARNQSDNDAGTFLTTAVTMWTKMHGHADYKHIMYVSYYKPDEMQIPEDLNLDGIFLKNATEVPDMDIVKYDNTVFPYERSKYMLNLLRDPEGFGKVAYDNNGKVIGFGNVIIYPSGECVLTPLYADDSKVAQAIFKSILKEIPLNDKKLLRFQIRSIDQCEGGFEWIQPFVKNPIRKEIMGYMAGSSHPPTVNYKKTYANTPYTTCVI from the exons ATGCTCTCCAAATCTCTTGCCCTCGGCCGTAGGCTCACGAAGATTTCTTCATCAGTGAAGTCAATCAGTTCCATCACATTCAAGACTGTTGATGGAAAACCAAGAGATGCACTGACAATTCATAATGTAGATTTCGTAATTGATCCTGATGAGAAGATGGTTGATGAGTACATGAAAGTG TACGGAAATCAGCGGTTTAACTTCAAGAGGAATGATATTGATATTTGGAGAAAATCTTTCAAAGATagttactctctgtggcttgtATGTCTGAAAGGAACTAACAAGATAGTCCAAATGTCACATGtattgaatttcccaccattGCTTTCTCACAATGATATTCTCCATCAGTATCATGGATTTTTCTGGGTTGATCCTGATTATCGTGGAAAGGATAGTATGGCAATCATGGATTACATCGAAAAGCACAGAGCTCGGAATCAATCGGATAATGATGCTGGAACGTTTTTGACTACAGCTGTGACTATGTGGACGAAAATGCATGGGCATGCTGATTACAAACATATAATGTATGTCTCGTATTACAAGCCAGATGAGATGCAGATTCCTGAAGACTTGAATCTTGATGGAATATTCCTTAAAAATGCAACGGAAGTACCAGATATGGATATTGTGAAATATGATAACACTGTGTTTCCATATGAAAGATCCAAGTACATGTTAAATCTTCTTAGAGATCCTGAAGGTTTTGGAAAg GTAGCATACGACAATAATGGAAAAGTGATTGGATTTGGAAATGTGATCATCTATCCATCTGGTGAATGTGTATTGACTCCACTATATGCTGATGATAGTAAAGTGGCTCAGGCAATATTCAAAAgcattttaaaagaaattccaCTCAATGACAAGAAGCTTTTGAGATTCCAAATAAGATCAATCGATCAATGTGAAGGAGGATTTGa atggaTTCAACCCTTTGTTAAAAACCCAATAAGAAAGGAAATCATGGGATACATGGCTGGTTCTTCTCATCCTCCAACCGTCAATTACAAGAAAACTTATGCGAACACGCCGTACACGACCTGCGTAATTTGA
- the C28D4.8 gene encoding DUF1248 domain-containing protein (Confirmed by transcript evidence), translating to MLSKSLALCQNLTKRLSSVKLISSKTFKTADGKPRDALTVHNVDFIIDPDEKMVDEYMKVYGNQRLNFKRNDIDIWRKSFKDSYSFWLVCLKGTNKIVQMSHVLNFPPLPAHNDILHQYHGFFWVDPDYRATDSMAIFDYIEKHRSRNQAENDLGTYLPHAANMIKRIYGTNDYQHIMYVSYYQPDEMQVPDDLNLDGIFFKNATEVPDMDIVKYDNTVFPYERSKYMLNLLRDPEGFGKVAYDNNGKVIGFGNVIIYPSGECVLTPLYADDSKVAQAIFKSILKEIPLNDKKLLRFQIRSIDRCENAFEWIQPFVKNPIRKEIMGYMAGSSHPPTVNYKKTYANTPYTTCAI from the exons ATGCTCTCCAAATCCCTTGCCCTTTGCCAAAATCTCACGAAGCGTTTATCATCAGTGAAATTAATAAGTTCTAAAACATTCAAGACTGCTGATGGAAAACCACGAGATGCACTGACAGTTCATAATGTAGATTTCATAATTGATCCTGATGAGAAGATGGTTGATGAGTATATGAAAGTG TACGGAAATCAGCGGTTGAATTTCAAGCGAAATGATATTGATATTTGGAGAAAGTCATTCAAGGATAGTTACTCTTTCTGGCTTGTATGTCTGAAAGGAACTAACAAGATAGTTCAAATGTCACATGtattgaatttcccaccattGCCAGCTCATAATGATATTCTCCATCAGTATCATGGATTTTTCTGGGTTGATCCTGATTATCGTGCAACAGACAGTATGGCGATTTTTGATTATATCGAGAAACACAGGTCTCGGAATCAAGCGGAAAATGATCTTGGCACATATCTGCCTCATGCGGCGAACATGATCAAGAGAATATATGGAACTAATGATTACCAGCATATCATGTACGTTTCATATTACCAGCCAGATGAGATGCAGGTACCTGATGATTTGAATCTTGATGgaatattctttaaaaatgcaaCGGAGGTACCAGATATGGATATTGTGAAATATGATAACACTGTGTTTCCATATGAAAGATCCAAGTACATGTTAAATCTTCTTAGAGATCCTGAAGGTTTTGGAAAg GTAGCATACGACAATAATGGAAAAGTGATTGGATTTGGAAATGTGATCATCTATCCATCTGGTGAATGTGTATTGACTCCACTATATGCTGATGATAGTAAAGTGGCTCAGGCAATATTCAAAAgcattttaaaagaaattccaCTCAATGACAAGAAGCTTTTGAGATTCCAAATAAGATCAATCGATCGATGTGAAAATGCATTTGA atggatTCAACCCTTCGTTAAAAATCCAATAAGAAAAGAAATCATGGGATATATGGCTGGTTCTTCTCATCCTCCAACCGTCAATTACAAGAAAACTTATGCAAATACGCCGTACACCACCTGCGCCATCTGA